In Deltaproteobacteria bacterium, the genomic stretch ACCCAGATCCTGCTGCTTTGGGACAAGGAGGAAATCGGGTCCGATGGCGCCACCGGAGCCAAGTCCCGTTTTCTGGAATACGCCCTGGCCGACATCCTCGATGCCTGGGAGCCCCATGTGCAGGTCCGGCATGCCCTGTCCCGGACCAAGGCCGTGTCCGCGGACGTGCACGCGCCGCTGGACCCGGATTATCAGGACGTGCATGATAAATATAATGCCTCGCTTTTGGGCTTTGGTCCGGTATTTTCCAAATTTACCGGTCATGGCGGCAAATATGGAGCCAGTGAGGCCGATTGCGAGTACGTGGCGTGGTTCCGCAATCTCTTGTCCCAGGACGATATTCCCTGGCAGATGGCCGAGATGGGCAAGGTCGATGAAGGTGGCGGCGGCACGGTCGCCAAGGAGTTGGCCGTGCACGGCATGGAGATCATTGATTTCGGTCCGGGCGTGTTGTCCATGCACAGCCCTTTCGAGATCAGTTCCAAGGCCGACCTGTACGCCACGGTCCAGGCCTACACCGCGTTTTACCGCAGCTAGGAGACACGCATGCCTGTCATCATGGGAACGGCCGGTCATATCGACCATGGCAAGACAAGTCTGATCAAGGCTCTGACCGGAATCAATTGTGACCGTCTGGCCGAGGAGCAAAAGCGCGGTATCACCATCGAGTTGGGCTTTGCCTATCTGGACCTGACCCCGGATGTGCGTCTGGGCATCATCGATGTTCCCGGCCATGAGCGTTTCGTCAAAAATATGGTCGCCGGGGCGGCGGGCATTGATTTTGTCCTCCTGGTCGTCGCCGCCGACGAGGGCATCATGCCCCAGACCCGCGAGCATTTGGAAATTTGTTCCCTGCTGGGCATTAGAGCCGGATTGGTGGCCCTGACCAAGACGGACATGGTCGAGGCGGATTGGCTGGAATTGGTCACGGAGGAAGTGACGGCCTATCTGGTCGGGACGTTTTTGGAAGGCGCGCCTATACTGCCTGTTTCTGCCCATACCGGCGCGGGCCTGGACGAAGTGCGCTCCCGCATCGCAGCTCTTGCGTCGTCCTTTGCCCCTGATCGGCGTTCGGATTTGTTCCGCCTGCCCATCGACCGCGTTTTCACCATGAAAGGCCATGGCACGGTGGTGACCGGTACCTCCATTTCCGGTGCCCTGCGCGTGGGCGAGGATGTCGAGATTTATCCGGCCGGGTTGAAATCCAAGGTGCGAGGCCTGCAGGTTCATGGCGCATCCACGGACGTGGCCAGGGCCGGGGAGCGCACGGCCGTGAACCTGCATAGTCTGGACGTGGAGGATCTGGAGCGTGGCGAAGTTTTGGCGCATCCCCAGACGTTGTTCCCGGCATCGGTGTGGGACGTGGAGCTGACCTGCCTGTCGTCCTCGCCCAATCCGCTCAAACATCGTACCGAGGTCCATTTTCATCACGGATCACGCGAGATTCTGGCCAAGCTTTTTTTTCTTGACCGTGACAAGCTGGAACCGGGCGAAACAGCCATTTGTCAGGTCCGTTTCCCCCAGACCCTGCCCGGCGTGTTCGGGGATCGGTGCATTGTCCGATCTTTTTCACCACTGATGACCGTGGCCGGCGGCCGCATCGTCAATCCCTTGGGTCGCAAGGTCCGCCGCCATTCCCATGATCTGGAGACCCTGCAATCCCTGGGGAGCATGGGTGGCGAGGAGTTGTTGTTGGCCCAGTTGCGGCTGGCTGGGCGGACGGGATTGACCGTGCCGGAACTGCGCATCATGACCGATATGGAATCCAGACTTTTGGAAAAAACCCTGCAAGTTCTGGGTGGCAGACAGCAGGCCTTTCAGTTCGACCGCGAGGACAAGCGGTTTGTCGGCGCGGACGTGCTTGAGGATCTGGGCCGGGACTGCGTGTCCTACCTGGCCGAATTCCACCGCCGTGAGCCCATGCGCCAGGGGGTTTCGCGCGCCGAACTGGTGACGAGCTTTGGGCAGGGCATGCACCCGAAACTTGTGCATTTTTTGGTGGAACGGCTGGTCAAGGCCGGGCAGATGGTTCTTGAAGGCGATATTTTGCGCCTGCCGGATCACGTTGTGT encodes the following:
- a CDS encoding aminopeptidase (catalyzes the removal of amino acids from the N termini of peptides); translated protein: TQILLLWDKEEIGSDGATGAKSRFLEYALADILDAWEPHVQVRHALSRTKAVSADVHAPLDPDYQDVHDKYNASLLGFGPVFSKFTGHGGKYGASEADCEYVAWFRNLLSQDDIPWQMAEMGKVDEGGGGTVAKELAVHGMEIIDFGPGVLSMHSPFEISSKADLYATVQAYTAFYRS
- the selB gene encoding selenocysteine-specific translation elongation factor — its product is MPVIMGTAGHIDHGKTSLIKALTGINCDRLAEEQKRGITIELGFAYLDLTPDVRLGIIDVPGHERFVKNMVAGAAGIDFVLLVVAADEGIMPQTREHLEICSLLGIRAGLVALTKTDMVEADWLELVTEEVTAYLVGTFLEGAPILPVSAHTGAGLDEVRSRIAALASSFAPDRRSDLFRLPIDRVFTMKGHGTVVTGTSISGALRVGEDVEIYPAGLKSKVRGLQVHGASTDVARAGERTAVNLHSLDVEDLERGEVLAHPQTLFPASVWDVELTCLSSSPNPLKHRTEVHFHHGSREILAKLFFLDRDKLEPGETAICQVRFPQTLPGVFGDRCIVRSFSPLMTVAGGRIVNPLGRKVRRHSHDLETLQSLGSMGGEELLLAQLRLAGRTGLTVPELRIMTDMESRLLEKTLQVLGGRQQAFQFDREDKRFVGADVLEDLGRDCVSYLAEFHRREPMRQGVSRAELVTSFGQGMHPKLVHFLVERLVKAGQMVLEGDILRLPDHVVSLASDQTGLRALIESTYLQAGLMPPTSKAFLEEHGLTIKDTTQMFRLLQEEGVLVKVSEEFYYARSAMDDIIGRVRGFFESNQEMGPQDFRDLTALTRKFAIPVLEYLDKEKITMRVGDKRLLRGR